In Candidatus Leptovillus gracilis, one DNA window encodes the following:
- a CDS encoding Fic family protein: MQPEDFHSARTPGRVVRHPKGYWTFIPQPLPPNIAWSAGLVTALSKADRALGELAGLASMLPNPNLLIQPLIRREAVLSSRIEGTRASLGDLYAFEAVQLTLFEFPEDVQEVRNYVLALQYGLARLATLPVSLRLMRELHAHLLKGVRGEQWTPGEFRRSQNWIGAPGSTIQTATYVPPPVDDMNQALNDMEKFIHERDDLPALIRLALVHYQFEAIHPFLDGNGRVGRLLNTLLLHDWGLLSQPVLYLSAYFEANRQAYYDHLLAVSQKGAWDEWLSYFLYGVQTQAADSVRRIQRLQALRDGYRGQFQQTRSAARLLQVIDWLFNQPIFDIPQLSQMLLVNYSVAQRYVFQLEKAGIISEITGQARNRVYRANEILVAVARDS; the protein is encoded by the coding sequence ATGCAACCAGAAGATTTTCACAGCGCTCGTACACCAGGACGTGTAGTCCGGCATCCTAAAGGCTATTGGACGTTCATTCCTCAGCCACTGCCGCCCAATATTGCCTGGTCAGCGGGATTGGTAACCGCCCTATCAAAAGCGGATCGCGCTTTAGGCGAACTGGCAGGATTGGCTTCGATGTTGCCCAATCCTAACCTGCTCATTCAACCTTTGATTCGCCGCGAGGCTGTGCTGTCATCGCGCATTGAAGGTACACGCGCTTCTTTGGGTGACTTATATGCTTTTGAGGCTGTACAGTTGACATTGTTTGAATTTCCTGAGGACGTGCAAGAGGTACGAAACTATGTCCTGGCGTTGCAATATGGGTTGGCGCGTCTCGCCACCTTGCCGGTGAGTTTGCGGCTCATGCGCGAACTCCACGCTCATTTGCTGAAGGGGGTGCGCGGTGAGCAGTGGACGCCTGGGGAGTTTCGTCGCAGTCAAAACTGGATTGGCGCGCCAGGCAGTACGATTCAAACGGCGACTTATGTGCCGCCGCCCGTTGATGACATGAACCAGGCGCTCAACGACATGGAGAAATTCATCCACGAACGGGATGATTTGCCGGCCCTGATTCGCTTAGCCCTGGTACACTATCAGTTTGAAGCCATTCATCCCTTCCTGGATGGGAACGGCCGTGTTGGGCGTCTGTTAAACACCCTGTTACTTCATGATTGGGGATTGCTGTCGCAGCCAGTTCTTTACTTGAGCGCTTATTTTGAAGCAAATCGGCAAGCGTATTACGACCACCTGCTGGCTGTCAGTCAGAAAGGGGCCTGGGATGAGTGGCTAAGTTACTTTCTCTATGGGGTACAGACCCAGGCGGCCGATAGCGTACGGCGCATACAGCGTCTGCAAGCTTTGCGCGATGGGTATCGGGGACAGTTCCAACAAACACGGAGCGCCGCCCGTTTACTGCAAGTCATTGATTGGCTTTTTAATCAGCCAATATTCGATATTCCGCAATTAAGTCAGATGTTGTTGGTCAACTATTCTGTGGCGCAAAGATATGTGTTTCAGTTGGAGAAAGCGGGCATTATCAGCGAGATCACTGGTCAGGCGCGCAACCGTGTGTACCGGGCGAACGAAATATTAGTTGCCGTTGCCCGAGATTCGTAA